One genomic region from Sparus aurata chromosome 15, fSpaAur1.1, whole genome shotgun sequence encodes:
- the b3gnt2b gene encoding N-acetyllactosaminide beta-1,3-N-acetylglucosaminyltransferase 2, with amino-acid sequence MALPRRRLKLVVTVMMVNLFIFIIISRQSSQDKNGRNKVQIPSKPFWSKVVPSAAYWNRKQQILDLQNNPILAANYSSADMPDWLNDTSLNSDPCQPNSRVTTQVKDYNSLPHRFKDFLLYMHCRSYPIIVDQPDICKQPPFLLLAVKSLAPHFDRRQAIRQSWGRAGVIANQTVVTIFLLGNATAGDHHPDLSEMLHYENARYKDIIKWDYRDSFFNLTVKEVLFLEWIQTRCPGARFIFKGDDDVFVNTYRILDFLKGLTEPKARDLFVGDVITNAGPHRDKKVKYFIPESMYVGTYPPYAGGGGYLYSGDIAARLHNVSQHVTLYPIDDVYTGMCLRKLGLAPEKHKGFRTFNIEEKYRSNPCAYKSLMLVHPRTPQEMIQIWAWLSSPSLNCQ; translated from the coding sequence ATGGCGCTGCCGCGGCGGAGGCTGAAGCTTGTGGTGACAGTGATGATGGtcaacctcttcatcttcatcatcatctcccgACAAAGCAGCCAAGACAAAAATGGACGTAACAAGGTTCAAATCCCCTCCAAACCCTTTTGGTCCAAAGTGGTTCCCAGCGCGGCTTACTGGAACCGCAAGCAGCAGATTCTGGACCTTCAGAACAATCCCATCCTGGCAGCTAACTACAGCTCTGCAGACATGCCAGATTGGCTCAACGACACCAGTTTAAACTCTGACCCCTGCCAGCCTAACAGCAGGGTAACAACTCAGGTGAAAGACTACAACTCCCTACCACATCGCTTCAAGGACTTTCTGCTGTACATGCACTGCCGCTCCTACCCGATCATAGTGGACCAGCCTGACATCTGTAAGCAGCCACCGTTTCTGCTCCTGGCTGTCAAATCCCTGGCGCCACACTTCGACCGCCGCCAGGCCATTCGTCAATCTTGGGGGCGGGCGGGAGTTATAGCCAATCAGACGGTTGTTACTATCTTCCTTCTTGGCAACGCCACAGCTGGGGACCACCACCCGGATCTGTCGGAGATGCTGCACTACGAAAACGCCCGTTATAAAGACATCATCAAGTGGGATTACCGGGATTCATTCTTCAACTTGACTGTCAAGGAAGTTCTGTTCCTGGAATGGATCCAGACTCGTTGCCCTGGTGCTCGCTTCATCTTCAAAGGCGACGACGACGTTTTCGTCAACACCTACCGCATCCTGGACTTCCTCAAGGGCCTCACGGAGCCCAAAGCCAGGGACCTGTTTGTAGGTGACGTGATCACCAACGCGGGGCCTCACCGAGACAAGAAGGTCAAATACTTCATCCCAGAGAGCATGTACGTCGGGACGTACCCTCCGTacgcaggaggaggggggtacCTTTACTCTGGCGACATTGCTGCTCGTTTACACAACGTGTCACAGCATGTAACGCTCTACCCGATAGATGATGTGTACACAGGTATGTGTCTTAGGAAGCTAGGGTTAGCCCCCGAGAAGCACAAAGGCTTCAGGACCTTTAACATAGAGGAGAAGTACAGGTCAAACCCTTGTGCCTACAAGAGTTTAATGCTTGTTCACCCCAGGACCCCGCAGGAGATGATCCAGATCTGGGCCTGGCTCAGTAGTCCTAGCCTGAACTGCCAATGA